From the genome of Devriesea agamarum, one region includes:
- a CDS encoding rhodanese-like domain-containing protein, whose protein sequence is MEASTSGAVFFVEVNTTLGAKTEIIAVRDKHEFDIVDVPYILNPEQGRILNDEMLGLHLVKRDLGGRLGGGVVLISHRLRFAFLNSRAVFL, encoded by the coding sequence ATGGAAGCGTCGACTAGCGGGGCTGTGTTCTTCGTTGAAGTGAATACCACATTGGGGGCGAAAACGGAGATTATTGCCGTCCGCGACAAGCACGAGTTCGACATCGTCGATGTTCCCTACATCCTCAACCCGGAACAGGGTCGGATACTGAACGACGAAATGCTCGGTCTCCACCTCGTGAAAAGGGATCTCGGGGGGCGCCTCGGGGGTGGCGTGGTGTTGATCAGTCATCGCCTCCGATTTGCCTTCCTTAATTCCCGAGCGGTTTTCCTTTGA
- a CDS encoding helicase-associated domain-containing protein, whose protein sequence is MAARPRSLADSLRSFSDDRLTELFSARPDLATPVPKGISQLAARAAGTGSVHRALSSLTLPEFRLAEVLCALPDGTSLQAVASACGCTPTAVRGPLYRLATLALVWGDKNLTPVRSLRSILTTPAGLAPVHENDPDPSTTAALIARLDDRDRARVDQLAWESSRLRGDPSSPTASLLLRSGIARQDGDDLVIPRPVQLALRDGLVYPSLPVDPPAIPSGEGRNEVPESTIQALTAQAIDAAFETIRVVRQLTLFDDDPPSVLKRGGLASRDLKRLATRAETTSFAFATLLHTAWSAGLLGHNGQVWQLTRDYDEFAGHDSAERWSELATAWAGSHLVTGLVGTAEPAGRLMGQAPSKSAPQPRPALSDSLAPPGARTRRRILLRFLARGGCAVRVEPSVLTDVLSWSFPLVRRSLLEVETDSFCREASVLGLLAGGVLSPLGLALASHLGGTDVEAQRAAARTFTDLAPAPVEDILLQADLTGVIPGRPGRRVATVLNWSDTVSRGGAVTVRFSSSSIRRALEAGRDVDDLLDVLGSCAPTGIPQALEYLIADECRRVGQVKVGRASTFITGDTQILDLLLARSEAAVLALARIAPTVAVTSSDPGFVMQVVRSCDLAPLAVGTAGRTVRLPSEHGLRGGPVETPRIERNNQPELQLPADEVVRRLRTADAHPDQTFTVTDRLLEAIAEGQPLHIGIVDGKGGIITRQAVPLSLDGGRLRARDVRGDDEFTVLVHRVTLG, encoded by the coding sequence ATGGCGGCGCGTCCTCGTTCGCTCGCAGATTCACTGCGCAGCTTCTCCGATGACCGGCTCACCGAGTTGTTCTCGGCCCGGCCTGATCTTGCAACGCCCGTTCCCAAGGGGATTTCTCAGCTCGCGGCCCGAGCCGCCGGAACCGGCAGTGTGCATCGCGCCCTGTCCAGCCTCACCCTGCCAGAGTTTCGACTCGCGGAAGTGTTATGTGCTCTGCCCGACGGCACCTCCCTGCAAGCTGTCGCCTCTGCCTGCGGGTGCACCCCCACCGCTGTGCGCGGCCCGTTATACCGTTTGGCTACCCTCGCGCTCGTGTGGGGGGATAAGAATCTGACCCCGGTGAGGTCGCTGCGCTCCATCCTCACCACTCCGGCGGGCTTGGCCCCGGTCCATGAGAACGATCCCGACCCCTCAACCACAGCCGCCCTCATCGCACGACTCGATGATCGGGATCGCGCTCGCGTAGACCAACTGGCATGGGAAAGCAGCCGGTTGCGCGGGGACCCGTCATCGCCGACAGCCTCTCTCCTTCTACGCTCAGGCATAGCCCGACAAGACGGCGATGACCTGGTCATTCCCCGGCCCGTGCAGCTGGCGTTGCGGGACGGGCTGGTCTATCCCAGTCTCCCGGTCGATCCCCCGGCGATTCCCTCCGGAGAGGGCCGCAACGAGGTGCCCGAGAGCACAATTCAGGCGCTGACAGCCCAGGCCATTGATGCCGCGTTTGAAACCATCCGCGTGGTGCGTCAGCTCACCCTGTTCGACGATGATCCTCCATCCGTTTTGAAGCGTGGCGGTTTAGCGAGTCGTGACCTCAAACGGTTAGCGACCCGCGCCGAGACCACCTCGTTTGCTTTCGCAACACTGCTCCACACCGCATGGTCGGCCGGGCTACTCGGCCACAACGGACAGGTATGGCAGCTGACCAGAGACTATGACGAGTTCGCCGGACACGATTCGGCTGAACGCTGGTCAGAGCTCGCGACCGCCTGGGCCGGAAGTCACCTCGTGACCGGCCTGGTGGGAACTGCGGAACCAGCTGGACGCCTGATGGGACAGGCGCCCTCAAAGTCTGCCCCTCAGCCTCGGCCCGCGCTGTCCGACTCCCTTGCACCACCCGGGGCCCGCACCCGTCGCCGGATTCTTCTGCGGTTTCTGGCGCGTGGTGGATGTGCCGTGCGCGTTGAACCATCCGTTCTCACCGACGTTCTATCATGGTCATTCCCACTGGTCAGACGCAGTTTATTGGAGGTTGAAACCGACTCCTTTTGCCGGGAGGCCAGCGTTTTAGGCTTGCTCGCCGGTGGGGTGCTCTCACCCCTTGGCCTCGCCCTCGCTTCTCACCTCGGCGGGACCGATGTTGAAGCTCAACGCGCCGCTGCCCGCACGTTTACCGATCTCGCTCCTGCCCCCGTCGAGGACATTTTGTTGCAGGCGGATCTCACCGGGGTTATTCCTGGGCGCCCGGGTCGCCGCGTCGCCACCGTGTTGAACTGGTCCGACACGGTATCGCGCGGAGGCGCTGTCACCGTCCGTTTCAGCTCATCCTCGATTCGCCGGGCTCTTGAGGCTGGACGGGATGTCGATGACCTGCTGGATGTTCTTGGCAGCTGCGCCCCCACGGGTATTCCGCAAGCATTGGAGTATCTGATCGCGGATGAGTGTCGCCGGGTTGGCCAGGTCAAAGTGGGGCGGGCAAGCACGTTTATTACCGGTGATACCCAAATACTTGACCTTTTGCTGGCCCGTTCCGAAGCTGCGGTGTTGGCTCTGGCACGGATTGCCCCCACCGTCGCGGTCACCAGTTCCGACCCGGGATTTGTGATGCAGGTGGTGCGCTCATGCGATCTGGCACCGCTCGCGGTGGGAACAGCGGGACGGACCGTGCGTCTGCCCTCTGAACACGGTCTGCGTGGCGGCCCCGTGGAGACGCCGCGCATTGAGCGCAATAACCAGCCCGAATTACAGCTTCCCGCCGACGAGGTCGTGCGCAGACTGCGCACCGCCGATGCCCATCCAGATCAGACTTTCACGGTCACTGACCGGCTCCTTGAGGCCATCGCGGAAGGCCAACCACTACACATCGGGATCGTCGATGGGAAAGGCGGAATTATCACTAGGCAGGCCGTTCCGCTATCCCTGGACGGGGGTCGACTGCGCGCCCGCGATGTGCGCGGTGACGACGAGTTCACGGTGTTGGTGCATAGAGTGACGCTCGGATAA